One window of Pseudomonas sp. ML2-2023-3 genomic DNA carries:
- a CDS encoding alpha-glucosidase/alpha-galactosidase — MTFKTTKIALIGAGSTVFMKNVLGDLLHVELLRNAHFALMDIDLHRLETSKMVAGKIAETLGVSPVFEVTTDRRRALEGADYVVTMIQVAGYKPGTVTDFEIPRRFGLRQTIGDTLGIGGIMRGLRTAPVLVDIAKDMGELCPGALMLQYVNPMAINCMALNRFVPQVRTVGLCHSVQGTAKELSLDIGVPIEEIRYRCAGINHMSFYTSFERLLADGSVEDLYPRIRAVLDEGKVPDWNRVRYEVFKHFGHFATESSEHLAEYVPWFIKRHRPDLIEQFNIPLDEYLRRCEEQISEWGVQEQALINGEGLKVCRSHEYASKIIEAELTGIPTVINGNVMNAGLISNLPDNACVEVPCVVDHNGIQPTRVGHLPVGLAALMQTNINVQLLTVEALASGRREHVKQAVMLDPHAAAELSLDEIATMVDDLIEAHEGWLPHLG, encoded by the coding sequence ATGACTTTCAAGACCACGAAGATTGCCCTGATAGGTGCCGGCTCCACGGTATTCATGAAAAACGTGCTGGGCGATCTGTTGCACGTCGAGCTGTTGCGCAATGCGCATTTTGCGTTGATGGATATCGATCTGCATCGCCTGGAAACCTCGAAGATGGTGGCGGGCAAGATCGCCGAGACCCTGGGTGTGTCCCCCGTGTTCGAGGTGACGACCGATCGCCGTCGAGCACTGGAAGGGGCCGATTATGTGGTCACGATGATTCAGGTCGCAGGCTACAAACCGGGTACCGTGACCGATTTCGAGATCCCCAGGCGCTTCGGCCTGCGCCAGACCATCGGCGACACCCTGGGCATCGGCGGCATCATGCGTGGCTTGCGTACCGCCCCGGTACTGGTGGACATCGCCAAGGACATGGGCGAACTCTGCCCCGGTGCCCTGATGCTGCAATACGTCAACCCGATGGCCATTAACTGCATGGCGCTCAATCGCTTCGTTCCTCAGGTGCGTACGGTGGGGCTGTGCCATTCCGTGCAGGGCACGGCAAAGGAGCTGTCCCTGGACATCGGCGTACCGATCGAAGAAATTCGCTATCGCTGCGCCGGCATCAATCACATGTCCTTCTACACCTCGTTCGAGCGCCTGTTGGCCGATGGCAGCGTCGAAGATCTTTACCCGCGTATCCGCGCCGTACTTGATGAAGGAAAGGTCCCGGACTGGAACCGGGTACGTTATGAGGTGTTCAAGCACTTCGGCCATTTTGCGACCGAGTCTTCCGAGCATCTGGCCGAGTACGTGCCGTGGTTTATCAAGCGCCATCGCCCGGACCTGATCGAGCAGTTCAATATTCCGCTTGATGAATACCTGCGCCGCTGCGAGGAGCAGATCAGCGAGTGGGGCGTGCAGGAGCAGGCGCTGATCAACGGTGAAGGGCTCAAGGTGTGCCGCAGCCACGAATACGCTTCAAAAATCATCGAGGCCGAACTCACGGGTATTCCGACCGTGATCAACGGCAACGTGATGAACGCCGGATTGATCAGCAATCTGCCTGATAATGCCTGCGTAGAGGTACCCTGTGTGGTTGACCACAACGGTATTCAACCTACCCGTGTGGGTCATCTGCCGGTAGGCCTTGCCGCGTTGATGCAAACCAATATCAATGTTCAGCTCCTGACCGTGGAAGCCCTGGCCAGCGGTCGTCGTGAGCATGTCAAACAGGCCGTGATGCTTGATCCCCACGCGGCGGCAGAGCTGAGCCTCGACGAAATCGCGACCATGGTTGACGACTTGATCGAGGCTCACGAAGGCTGGTTGCCGCACTTGGGTTAA
- a CDS encoding transporter substrate-binding domain-containing protein, whose amino-acid sequence MKNPVLAVALSAVLSSSFIATAQADKLDDIIGSGKLRCAVTLDFPPMGSRDASNKPVGFDVDYCNDLAKVLGVDAEIVETPFPDRIPALVSGRADVIVASTSDTLERAKTVGLSIPYFAFQMVVLTRDDTGINNFDDLKGKAVGNTSGTYEAIALEKDVKSWGSGSFRAYQSQNDTLLAVAQGHIEATVVTNTVAAATIKSGKYKNLKVAGNAPYVVDYVSLGAKRSEYGLLNYLNLFVNQQVRTGRYKDLWVKWVGTEIPPADLTVPHVYY is encoded by the coding sequence ATGAAAAACCCCGTACTTGCCGTAGCCCTCAGCGCTGTTCTCAGTAGTTCCTTTATCGCCACGGCCCAGGCCGACAAGCTCGACGACATCATTGGATCGGGCAAACTGCGCTGCGCCGTTACCCTGGACTTCCCACCGATGGGCTCGCGTGATGCATCCAACAAGCCGGTAGGCTTCGATGTGGACTACTGCAACGATCTGGCGAAAGTGCTCGGAGTCGATGCCGAAATCGTTGAAACCCCCTTCCCTGACCGTATCCCGGCGCTGGTCTCCGGCCGTGCCGACGTGATCGTGGCCTCTACCTCGGACACCCTGGAACGTGCAAAAACCGTTGGCCTGAGCATCCCTTACTTCGCCTTCCAGATGGTGGTGCTGACCCGCGACGATACCGGCATCAACAACTTCGACGATCTCAAGGGCAAGGCCGTGGGCAATACCAGCGGCACCTATGAAGCCATCGCCCTGGAAAAAGACGTGAAGAGCTGGGGCAGCGGATCGTTCCGTGCCTATCAGTCGCAAAACGACACCCTGCTGGCCGTTGCCCAGGGCCATATCGAAGCCACCGTCGTCACCAACACCGTGGCCGCTGCGACCATTAAGTCTGGCAAGTACAAAAACCTGAAAGTCGCCGGCAACGCACCTTACGTGGTTGATTACGTGTCCCTGGGCGCCAAGCGCAGCGAGTACGGCCTGCTCAATTACCTGAACCTGTTCGTCAACCAGCAAGTACGCACCGGTCGCTACAAGGATCTGTGGGTCAAGTGGGTCGGCACCGAGATTCCACCGGCTGATCTGACCGTACCTCACGTTTACTACTGA
- a CDS encoding amino acid ABC transporter permease: MFDYTFQWRSAMRALPDMLAGALVTFETAALSMIFGVVIALALTVMRETRNPWLRGIGNTWVSIARNTPSLFQIYILYFGLGSMGLHVSSWVALLAGITFNNAGYLAENFRGGLKAVPETQVRAARSLGMSAFQTYRMIVVPQLLRIVFYPLTNQMVWAVLMTSLGVIVGLNNDLTGVTQDYNVKTFRTFEYFAMAAVLYYLIAKAIVAVARLLAWRLFRY; the protein is encoded by the coding sequence ATGTTTGACTACACCTTCCAATGGCGATCGGCAATGCGCGCTTTGCCGGACATGCTCGCAGGTGCCCTGGTCACTTTTGAGACCGCTGCACTGTCGATGATCTTCGGCGTAGTGATCGCCCTGGCGCTGACCGTGATGCGCGAAACCAGGAACCCGTGGTTGCGCGGCATCGGCAATACCTGGGTATCCATTGCCCGCAACACCCCGTCGCTGTTTCAAATCTATATTTTGTACTTCGGCCTGGGCTCCATGGGCCTGCATGTCAGTTCATGGGTGGCCCTGCTGGCCGGGATCACGTTCAACAACGCCGGCTACCTGGCCGAAAACTTTCGTGGCGGCCTCAAAGCCGTGCCCGAAACCCAGGTCCGTGCTGCTCGCTCGCTGGGCATGAGTGCATTCCAGACCTACCGCATGATCGTCGTCCCGCAGCTGCTGCGCATTGTGTTCTACCCGCTGACCAACCAGATGGTCTGGGCCGTACTGATGACGTCCCTGGGCGTGATCGTGGGCCTGAACAATGACCTCACCGGCGTGACCCAGGACTACAACGTCAAAACGTTCCGCACCTTCGAATACTTCGCCATGGCCGCGGTGCTGTATTACCTGATTGCCAAAGCAATCGTTGCAGTAGCCCGGCTGTTGGCCTGGCGACTGTTTCGTTACTGA
- a CDS encoding amino acid ABC transporter permease, whose translation MFSTSFTWNDFLFLLDGAWVTLQLTTWAILLGTVAGLLFGLMRALLPRASLPLAWVLDVFRSVPLLIQFVLFNSLKSIVGLNISAFTVGCIVLGVYAAAYFTEIVRSGVLAVPFTTRRASRSLGLSYLQDLRYIVLPIAMRVAFPGWLNLVLSVMKDTALVMWIGIVELLRASQIVVTRIQEPMLVLCIAGLIYYVMSLVVARLGARLEKRWQEND comes from the coding sequence ATGTTTTCAACCAGTTTTACCTGGAACGACTTTTTGTTTTTGCTGGACGGGGCCTGGGTCACCCTGCAACTGACCACCTGGGCGATTTTGCTGGGTACTGTTGCAGGACTGCTGTTCGGCCTGATGCGCGCTTTGCTGCCGCGGGCCAGTCTGCCGCTGGCCTGGGTGCTGGACGTGTTTCGCAGCGTACCGTTGCTGATCCAGTTTGTGCTGTTCAACTCGCTCAAGAGCATTGTCGGCCTGAACATCAGCGCCTTCACCGTCGGCTGCATCGTGCTTGGGGTCTACGCTGCCGCGTACTTCACCGAGATCGTGCGCAGTGGCGTGCTCGCCGTGCCATTTACCACACGCCGGGCCAGTCGCTCCCTGGGCCTGAGCTACTTGCAGGACCTGCGCTATATCGTGCTGCCCATCGCCATGCGAGTGGCCTTCCCCGGCTGGCTCAACCTGGTGCTCAGTGTGATGAAGGACACCGCCCTGGTGATGTGGATCGGCATTGTTGAATTGTTGCGTGCCTCGCAAATCGTCGTCACCCGCATCCAGGAACCGATGCTGGTGCTGTGCATCGCAGGCCTTATCTATTACGTCATGAGCCTGGTGGTTGCCCGCCTTGGCGCTCGCCTGGAAAAAAGGTGGCAAGAAAATGATTGA
- a CDS encoding amino acid ABC transporter ATP-binding protein → MIEIVNVHKSFGDLEVVKGVSLTVNKGEVVSIIGGSGSGKSTLLMCINGLEPIQKGHIRVDGIEVHDRATNLNHLRQKIGIVFQQWNAFPHLTVLENVMLAPRKVLGKSKAEAEALAVQQLTHVGLGDKLKAFPGKLSGGQQQRMAIARALAMSPDYMLFDEATSALDPQLVGEVLDTMRMLAEDGMTMVLVTHEIRFARDVSDRVAFFRNGLVHEIGSPDQVIGNPVHAETAAFLKSVK, encoded by the coding sequence ATGATTGAGATCGTCAACGTACACAAATCCTTCGGCGACCTTGAAGTGGTCAAGGGCGTTAGCCTGACCGTGAACAAGGGCGAAGTGGTTTCAATTATCGGCGGCTCCGGCTCCGGCAAGTCGACCCTGCTGATGTGCATCAACGGTCTGGAACCGATCCAGAAGGGCCACATTCGCGTCGACGGCATCGAAGTCCATGACCGCGCCACTAACCTCAACCACCTGCGGCAGAAAATCGGCATCGTGTTCCAGCAATGGAACGCCTTCCCGCACCTCACCGTGCTCGAAAACGTGATGCTTGCACCGCGCAAGGTGCTCGGCAAAAGCAAGGCCGAAGCCGAGGCCCTGGCGGTGCAGCAACTGACCCATGTGGGCCTTGGCGACAAGCTCAAGGCATTCCCCGGCAAGCTGTCCGGCGGTCAGCAACAGCGCATGGCCATTGCCCGTGCCCTGGCCATGTCGCCGGACTACATGCTGTTTGACGAAGCCACCTCGGCCCTCGACCCGCAACTGGTCGGCGAAGTGCTGGACACCATGCGCATGCTCGCCGAAGACGGCATGACCATGGTCCTGGTGACCCACGAAATCCGTTTTGCGCGGGATGTATCCGACCGTGTGGCGTTCTTTCGCAACGGCCTGGTGCACGAAATCGGCTCCCCCGATCAAGTCATCGGCAACCCGGTGCACGCGGAAACGGCGGCCTTCCTCAAGTCGGTCAAATAA
- a CDS encoding GntR family transcriptional regulator — protein sequence MAHPKFNAPDLGNSPSTSEIITLHLRDAIVAGHFAEDEPIRQDEIARQFNVSKIPVREALKRLEAEGLVMFQRNRGAMVTRISEAELAQMFEVRMLLEDKLLRLAIPNMTADTFARAERICKEFVGEDDVGRWAELNWELHACLYEPAQRPFMISLIRSVNDKLERYLRIQMSLSAGKHRADHEHREILDACRAGDVERAVGLLDEHIAGVCKTLFEHLPQSH from the coding sequence GTGGCCCACCCAAAATTCAATGCTCCCGACCTGGGCAACTCACCGTCCACCTCGGAAATCATCACCTTGCATCTGCGCGATGCCATCGTCGCCGGGCACTTTGCCGAGGATGAGCCGATTCGTCAGGACGAAATCGCCCGCCAGTTCAATGTCAGCAAAATTCCTGTACGCGAAGCCCTCAAGCGTCTGGAGGCTGAAGGCCTGGTGATGTTCCAGCGTAATCGCGGGGCCATGGTCACGCGGATTTCCGAGGCCGAGCTGGCCCAGATGTTTGAAGTGCGCATGCTGCTCGAAGACAAATTGCTGCGCCTGGCCATCCCCAACATGACCGCGGACACCTTCGCTCGCGCCGAACGCATCTGTAAGGAGTTTGTCGGCGAGGATGACGTGGGTCGCTGGGCCGAACTCAACTGGGAACTTCACGCCTGCCTCTACGAGCCGGCGCAGCGGCCCTTCATGATCAGCCTGATCCGCTCAGTCAACGACAAGCTTGAACGCTATCTGCGTATCCAGATGAGTTTGTCGGCAGGCAAGCACCGCGCAGATCACGAACACCGGGAGATACTCGATGCTTGCCGCGCCGGTGATGTGGAGCGGGCCGTCGGGCTGCTGGATGAACATATCGCCGGGGTGTGCAAAACCCTGTTCGAGCATTTGCCGCAAAGCCACTGA
- a CDS encoding oligosaccharide MFS transporter produces MNVTLGTAIGGVLPFFKYGMIFFFYYFITGGTAPFLAVWLGDVGTLDAGAIGLMFGSQAVFAMLFQPLFGVLSDRLDHRKHLLCVVIGLLILLAPFMNWVFAPLLRTHLMLAALVGGVYLGITFAAGGGALEVYIEKACRANRIPYGRVRMFGAIGFGFSAAISGMLISTSPESIFWLGSLCAVLMAVLVYRIKPCLGVVPTGDGAEKTPPVSYAAIGSLLLDRRFWFLVLYVVGVACLYDIFDQQFVNYFRGFFESPQQGMQVFGFVTTLTECMVALGMFLIPGVLNRIGGKNALIIAGLVMWLRITGSGLATTPYEMVALKMLHALEVPLVFIGMFKYIEDVFGTRLSATIYMVGFVFAKGVGATFISPLAGHMYEVFGFRHTYIVLGSSALLFTIISMFSLDSGKHRKPARLDLRKSRSAVVKPQVMRQPVVAK; encoded by the coding sequence ATGAACGTGACGCTAGGTACTGCAATTGGCGGGGTTCTGCCGTTTTTCAAATACGGCATGATCTTCTTTTTCTACTACTTCATCACGGGCGGTACGGCGCCTTTTCTTGCGGTGTGGCTGGGAGATGTCGGCACGCTGGATGCTGGCGCCATCGGCTTGATGTTCGGCTCCCAGGCGGTCTTTGCAATGCTGTTCCAGCCGCTCTTTGGCGTGCTGAGTGATCGCCTGGATCATCGCAAACACCTGCTGTGTGTGGTCATCGGCCTGCTGATTTTGTTGGCACCCTTCATGAACTGGGTATTTGCGCCGCTGCTGCGCACCCACCTGATGCTGGCGGCACTGGTGGGCGGCGTGTACCTGGGGATTACCTTCGCCGCTGGCGGCGGGGCGTTGGAGGTGTACATCGAAAAAGCCTGCCGGGCCAACCGTATTCCCTACGGTCGGGTGCGAATGTTCGGTGCCATTGGTTTCGGTTTCTCGGCGGCAATTTCCGGGATGTTGATCAGCACCAGTCCCGAATCCATTTTCTGGCTGGGCTCGCTCTGTGCGGTGCTGATGGCCGTGCTCGTCTACCGGATCAAGCCGTGCCTGGGTGTTGTGCCGACAGGGGATGGCGCCGAGAAAACGCCCCCGGTTTCCTATGCCGCCATCGGGAGCCTGTTGCTGGATCGGCGTTTCTGGTTTCTGGTGCTCTACGTCGTCGGAGTCGCATGCCTGTACGACATTTTCGACCAGCAGTTTGTGAACTACTTCCGTGGTTTTTTCGAATCGCCGCAGCAGGGCATGCAAGTGTTCGGGTTTGTCACCACGCTGACGGAGTGCATGGTTGCATTGGGCATGTTCCTGATCCCGGGCGTGCTGAACCGTATCGGTGGCAAAAATGCCCTGATCATTGCGGGGCTGGTGATGTGGCTGCGCATTACCGGTTCGGGGCTCGCAACCACGCCGTATGAAATGGTGGCGTTGAAGATGCTCCATGCCCTGGAAGTGCCACTGGTGTTTATCGGCATGTTCAAGTACATCGAGGATGTCTTCGGTACGCGTTTGTCGGCAACGATTTACATGGTGGGGTTTGTGTTTGCCAAGGGAGTAGGGGCGACGTTCATTTCACCGCTGGCAGGGCACATGTACGAAGTCTTCGGCTTCCGGCACACCTATATCGTGCTGGGCAGCTCGGCCTTGTTGTTCACCATCATTTCAATGTTCAGCCTCGACAGTGGCAAACACAGGAAGCCTGCCCGGCTGGACTTGCGCAAGTCGCGCTCGGCGGTGGTCAAGCCTCAGGTCATGAGGCAGCCGGTGGTTGCAAAGTAA
- a CDS encoding helix-turn-helix domain-containing protein → MTGNSVLSEMMARGPSTTVISLPRGRHQLHTMPTNAGYDRAQDTSYCWDGRRRGDTPFVILQHTLAGEGNLRFEGRHHRLHAGDTMLLLVPHDHCYWLEEGNSWEFFWIAMYGKEALRLQRALLAERGPVLKLSNQTIEALATTIDTLVHTPELTAGRASALAYDALMLLHDDLSVQDCTLPTRGSGVVATIQNHVHACLKTGPDKHAHPTATDELDVASLARLAGLSRAHFSRVFTRTTGMSPAEYVLHERMKRAAHLLEMTDLSIKAVSLSVGIGDPNYFSKLFRRAFSLSPSEFRLSGFYVNNLGTP, encoded by the coding sequence ATGACGGGTAATTCTGTGCTCAGCGAGATGATGGCAAGAGGGCCGTCAACCACGGTCATTTCACTGCCCCGCGGCAGGCATCAACTGCACACCATGCCCACCAACGCCGGTTACGACCGGGCCCAGGACACCTCCTATTGCTGGGACGGGCGCAGGCGCGGGGACACCCCGTTCGTGATCTTGCAGCACACCCTCGCGGGCGAAGGCAATTTGCGCTTCGAAGGCCGCCACCACCGCCTCCATGCCGGGGACACCATGTTGCTGCTGGTGCCACACGACCATTGCTACTGGCTGGAGGAAGGCAACAGTTGGGAGTTCTTCTGGATTGCCATGTACGGCAAGGAGGCGTTGCGCCTGCAACGGGCACTGCTGGCAGAGCGCGGGCCGGTGCTAAAGCTGAGCAACCAGACCATTGAAGCCCTGGCCACCACCATTGATACCTTGGTCCACACCCCGGAACTCACCGCAGGCCGGGCATCTGCCCTGGCCTATGACGCCCTGATGCTGCTCCATGATGATTTGAGCGTTCAGGACTGCACCCTGCCTACCCGTGGCTCGGGTGTGGTCGCGACTATCCAGAATCATGTGCATGCCTGCCTGAAAACGGGGCCGGACAAACACGCCCACCCCACCGCCACGGACGAACTGGACGTAGCCAGTCTCGCCCGCCTTGCTGGCTTGAGCCGCGCCCATTTCTCCCGGGTGTTCACCCGTACGACCGGCATGTCCCCGGCAGAGTATGTATTGCACGAACGTATGAAACGCGCGGCGCACCTTCTTGAAATGACCGACCTGTCGATCAAGGCAGTGTCATTGTCCGTGGGGATCGGCGACCCCAATTATTTTTCCAAACTGTTCCGCCGTGCGTTCTCCCTGTCCCCCAGCGAGTTTCGCTTGAGCGGCTTTTACGTCAATAACCTGGGCACACCCTGA
- a CDS encoding trans-3-hydroxy-L-proline dehydratase: MRSSKIVHVVSCHAEGEVGDVIVGGVAPPPGATVWEQSRWIAQDETLRNFVLNEPRGGVFRHVNLLVPAKDPRAQMAWIIMEPADTPPMSGSNSICVSTVLLDSGILPMTEPQTRLVLEAPGGLIEAVADCRDGKVQRVEIKNVPSFADRLDAWIEVEGLGSLKVDTAYGGDSFVLADARELGFSISPDEAKDIVEIGLKITRAANEQLGFVHPLNPDWSHISFCQIAAPVEYQNGIASGANAVVIRPGKIDRSPCGTGCSARMAVLQAKGVLKVGDRFIGRSIIGSEFHCRIDSMTEVAGRTAIYPCISGRAWITGTHQLLLDPSDPWPQGYRLSDTWPGA; this comes from the coding sequence ATGCGGTCATCGAAAATCGTTCATGTGGTCAGTTGTCACGCCGAGGGAGAGGTCGGCGACGTGATTGTAGGTGGCGTGGCCCCGCCGCCGGGTGCCACCGTGTGGGAACAGTCGCGGTGGATTGCCCAGGACGAAACCCTGCGCAACTTCGTCCTCAACGAACCCCGTGGCGGCGTGTTCCGCCACGTCAACCTGCTGGTTCCGGCCAAGGATCCACGGGCACAAATGGCCTGGATCATCATGGAGCCGGCCGACACGCCGCCGATGTCGGGCTCCAACTCGATATGCGTCTCCACGGTGTTGCTCGACAGCGGCATTTTGCCGATGACCGAACCGCAAACCCGACTGGTGCTCGAAGCCCCGGGCGGACTGATCGAAGCCGTGGCCGATTGCCGGGACGGCAAGGTGCAACGGGTCGAGATCAAGAACGTACCGTCATTCGCGGACCGTCTGGATGCCTGGATCGAAGTTGAAGGCCTTGGCTCGCTCAAGGTCGACACCGCCTATGGCGGCGACAGTTTCGTGCTCGCCGATGCCCGGGAACTGGGGTTTTCGATCAGCCCGGACGAAGCGAAAGACATCGTTGAAATCGGCTTGAAAATCACCCGTGCGGCCAACGAGCAATTGGGCTTCGTCCACCCGCTGAACCCCGACTGGTCGCATATCTCCTTTTGCCAGATTGCAGCCCCCGTGGAGTACCAGAACGGGATTGCCAGTGGGGCCAACGCGGTGGTGATCCGTCCGGGCAAGATCGATCGTTCGCCCTGCGGCACCGGCTGCTCGGCGCGCATGGCGGTATTGCAGGCCAAGGGCGTGCTCAAGGTGGGTGATCGCTTTATCGGGCGCTCGATCATCGGTTCCGAGTTCCATTGCCGCATCGACTCCATGACCGAAGTCGCCGGACGCACCGCGATCTACCCGTGCATCTCTGGCCGGGCCTGGATCACCGGCACCCATCAGTTACTGCTGGACCCAAGCGACCCGTGGCCACAGGGCTATCGCCTGTCGGATACCTGGCCGGGTGCCTAA
- a CDS encoding aconitase X: MSGITSLCGRSLVDGAAVGPLLYADVGLSFWGGVDPFSGEVIDRHHPLSGECLAGRVLAIPSGRGSCTGSSVLMELISNGHAPAALVLAEADEILTLGVLVAQTLFERSLPVLCIGSEAFAGLQRKAFASVDGTHLSLFDTAPDDTAPTSISDTPTADPGTGIELTEHDRALLDGSYGKAAQVAMQIVLRMAQLQGAAQLIDITQAHIDGCIYTGPASLRFAQQLVEWGARVRVPTTLNSISVDQRRWRELGIDPVLGVPASALGDAYMAMGAQLSFTCAPYLLDSAPKAGEQIVWAESNAVVYANSVLGARTLKYPDYLDICIALTGRAPLIGCHLESQRKARLHVQVPQLADLDDAFYPLLGYHIGALAGSHIPLVSGLEHHHPDRDDLKAFGAAFATTSAAPLFHIAGVTPEALNPAQVLDQDLAVIKINVQDLLLSWQELNSARDSRVDVVSLGNPHFSLTEFAHLARLCQGRHRHPDVVLAITCGRAVLEQARNAGHIAVLEAFGVTLVTDTCWCMLGEPVIPPSARNLMTNSGKYAHYAPGLVGRKVHFASLAECVDAACSATASGRLPLWLQTAASLENYAHV; this comes from the coding sequence ATGTCCGGGATAACTTCTCTCTGCGGTCGCAGCCTGGTTGATGGCGCAGCGGTCGGCCCACTGCTCTACGCCGATGTCGGCCTGAGTTTCTGGGGCGGCGTCGACCCGTTCAGCGGTGAGGTGATCGACCGTCACCACCCGCTCAGTGGCGAATGCCTGGCGGGCCGGGTGCTGGCGATCCCCAGCGGGCGCGGCTCCTGCACCGGTAGCAGCGTGCTGATGGAACTGATCAGCAATGGTCATGCCCCCGCAGCCCTGGTGCTGGCTGAGGCCGATGAGATTCTGACCCTTGGCGTGCTGGTCGCCCAGACCCTGTTCGAACGCTCCCTGCCGGTGCTCTGCATCGGCAGCGAAGCCTTTGCCGGCTTGCAGCGCAAGGCGTTCGCCAGTGTCGACGGCACACACCTGAGCCTGTTTGATACAGCGCCTGACGACACCGCACCAACATCGATCAGCGATACCCCCACTGCAGACCCAGGCACCGGAATCGAGCTGACCGAGCACGATAGGGCACTGCTCGATGGCAGCTACGGCAAGGCCGCCCAGGTCGCGATGCAAATCGTTTTGCGCATGGCGCAATTGCAAGGGGCCGCACAACTGATCGACATCACCCAGGCGCATATCGACGGCTGCATCTATACCGGGCCTGCGAGCCTGCGCTTTGCCCAACAACTGGTTGAATGGGGCGCCCGGGTCCGGGTGCCCACTACCCTCAATTCGATTTCCGTAGACCAGCGCCGCTGGCGTGAACTGGGTATCGACCCTGTGCTCGGCGTACCGGCCAGTGCTCTGGGCGATGCCTACATGGCCATGGGTGCACAGCTGAGTTTCACCTGCGCGCCTTATCTGCTGGACAGCGCGCCCAAGGCGGGTGAGCAGATCGTCTGGGCAGAGTCCAACGCGGTGGTGTACGCCAACAGCGTGCTCGGCGCACGCACACTCAAATACCCTGATTATCTGGATATCTGCATTGCCCTCACCGGCCGTGCGCCGTTGATTGGCTGCCATCTGGAGAGTCAGCGCAAAGCCCGTTTACACGTTCAGGTGCCGCAACTGGCTGACCTCGACGACGCCTTTTATCCCCTGCTCGGCTACCACATCGGTGCCCTGGCCGGGAGCCATATCCCGCTGGTGTCGGGGCTGGAACACCATCACCCGGACCGGGACGATCTCAAGGCATTCGGTGCGGCTTTTGCCACCACCAGCGCGGCGCCTTTGTTCCATATTGCCGGGGTAACACCTGAAGCGCTGAATCCGGCACAGGTCCTGGATCAAGACCTGGCGGTGATCAAGATCAATGTGCAGGACCTGCTGCTCAGCTGGCAGGAACTCAACAGTGCCCGTGATTCCAGGGTGGATGTGGTCTCCTTGGGCAACCCGCACTTTTCCCTGACCGAGTTCGCTCATTTGGCGCGCCTGTGCCAGGGCCGGCATCGCCACCCTGATGTGGTACTGGCGATCACCTGTGGCCGTGCCGTACTGGAGCAGGCACGCAACGCCGGGCATATCGCCGTACTCGAAGCCTTCGGCGTCACGCTGGTCACTGATACCTGCTGGTGCATGCTGGGTGAGCCGGTGATCCCGCCGTCCGCCAGGAACCTGATGACCAACTCGGGCAAATACGCCCACTACGCACCCGGCCTTGTGGGGCGCAAGGTTCACTTCGCCAGCCTCGCCGAGTGTGTGGATGCGGCGTGCAGCGCCACGGCCAGCGGTCGCTTGCCGCTGTGGCTGCAAACCGCTGCCTCACTGGAGAACTACGCCCATGTTTGA